A genomic stretch from Falco cherrug isolate bFalChe1 chromosome 1, bFalChe1.pri, whole genome shotgun sequence includes:
- the RAB37 gene encoding ras-related protein Rab-37 isoform X6, with protein MSGPGGAAGTGTPPAGTGDAPVGNGDPPVGNGDPPALPRDYELAGKNKVVAVDGVKVKLQIWDTAGQERFRSVTHAYYRDAQALLLLYDITSKMSFDNIRAWLTEIHEYAQKDVVIMLLGNKADVSSERAVRTEDGASLAREYGVPFMETSAKTGMNVELAFLAIAKELKQRAMQPPDEPRFQIHDYIESQKKKSGCCAFA; from the exons ATgagcggccccggcggggcggcggggaccgggaccccccCGGCGGGGACCGGGGACGCCCCGGTGGGAAACGGGGACCCCCCGGTGGGAAACGGGGaccccccggcgctgccccgggACTACGAGCTGGCCGGCAAG aacAAAGTGGTGGCGGTGGATGGTGTGAAGGTGAAACTGCAG ATATGGGACACGGCAGGACAGGAGCGTTTCCGCAGTGTCACCCACGCCTACTACAGGGATGCCCAAG ccctgctgctgctttacgACATCACCAGCAAGATGTCCTTCGACAACATCCGC GCCTGGCTGACGGAGATCCACGAGTACGCCCAGAAGGATGTGGTCATCATGCTGCTGGGCAATAAG GCTGATGTGAGCAGCGAGAGGGCTGTGAGGACAGAGGATGGAGCATCGCTGGCCAGG GAGTACGGGGTGCCTTTCATGGAGACAAGTGCCAAGACAGGCATGAACGTGGAGCTGGCCTTCCTGGCCATTGCCAA GGAGCTGAAGCAGCGCGCGATGCAGCCACCAGACGAGCCCCGCTTCCAGATCCATGACTACATCGAGTCACAGAAGAAGAAATCCGGCTGCTGTGCCTTTGCCTGA
- the RAB37 gene encoding ras-related protein Rab-37 isoform X3, with translation MEARAAGPGGAGYNEALLHKTILVGDSGVGKTSLLVQFDQGKFIPGSFSATVGIGFTNKVVAVDGVKVKLQQIWDTAGQERFRSVTHAYYRDAQALLLLYDITSKMSFDNIRAWLTEIHEYAQKDVVIMLLGNKADVSSERAVRTEDGASLAREYGVPFMETSAKTGMNVELAFLAIAKELKQRAMQPPDEPRFQIHDYIESQKKKSGCCAFA, from the exons ACAATCCTGGTCGGAGACAGCGGTGTGGGGAAGACATCTCTGCTGGTCCAGTTTGACCAGGGCAAGTTCATTCCTGGCTCCTTCTCCGCCACTGTGGGCATTGGGTTTACG aacAAAGTGGTGGCGGTGGATGGTGTGAAGGTGAAACTGCAG CAGATATGGGACACGGCAGGACAGGAGCGTTTCCGCAGTGTCACCCACGCCTACTACAGGGATGCCCAAG ccctgctgctgctttacgACATCACCAGCAAGATGTCCTTCGACAACATCCGC GCCTGGCTGACGGAGATCCACGAGTACGCCCAGAAGGATGTGGTCATCATGCTGCTGGGCAATAAG GCTGATGTGAGCAGCGAGAGGGCTGTGAGGACAGAGGATGGAGCATCGCTGGCCAGG GAGTACGGGGTGCCTTTCATGGAGACAAGTGCCAAGACAGGCATGAACGTGGAGCTGGCCTTCCTGGCCATTGCCAA GGAGCTGAAGCAGCGCGCGATGCAGCCACCAGACGAGCCCCGCTTCCAGATCCATGACTACATCGAGTCACAGAAGAAGAAATCCGGCTGCTGTGCCTTTGCCTGA
- the RAB37 gene encoding ras-related protein Rab-37 isoform X1 has product MSGPGGAAGTGTPPAGTGDAPVGNGDPPVGNGDPPALPRDYELAGKVMLLGDSGVGKTCFLLQFKDGAFLSGTFIATVGIDFRNKVVAVDGVKVKLQQIWDTAGQERFRSVTHAYYRDAQALLLLYDITSKMSFDNIRAWLTEIHEYAQKDVVIMLLGNKADVSSERAVRTEDGASLAREYGVPFMETSAKTGMNVELAFLAIAKELKQRAMQPPDEPRFQIHDYIESQKKKSGCCAFA; this is encoded by the exons ATgagcggccccggcggggcggcggggaccgggaccccccCGGCGGGGACCGGGGACGCCCCGGTGGGAAACGGGGACCCCCCGGTGGGAAACGGGGaccccccggcgctgccccgggACTACGAGCTGGCCGGCAAG GTGATGTTACTTGGAGACTCAGGCGTGGGGAAAACCTGCTTCCTACTCCAGTTCAAAGATGGGGCCTTTCTCTCCGGGACGTTCATAGCCACCGTGGGCATAGATTTCCGG aacAAAGTGGTGGCGGTGGATGGTGTGAAGGTGAAACTGCAG CAGATATGGGACACGGCAGGACAGGAGCGTTTCCGCAGTGTCACCCACGCCTACTACAGGGATGCCCAAG ccctgctgctgctttacgACATCACCAGCAAGATGTCCTTCGACAACATCCGC GCCTGGCTGACGGAGATCCACGAGTACGCCCAGAAGGATGTGGTCATCATGCTGCTGGGCAATAAG GCTGATGTGAGCAGCGAGAGGGCTGTGAGGACAGAGGATGGAGCATCGCTGGCCAGG GAGTACGGGGTGCCTTTCATGGAGACAAGTGCCAAGACAGGCATGAACGTGGAGCTGGCCTTCCTGGCCATTGCCAA GGAGCTGAAGCAGCGCGCGATGCAGCCACCAGACGAGCCCCGCTTCCAGATCCATGACTACATCGAGTCACAGAAGAAGAAATCCGGCTGCTGTGCCTTTGCCTGA
- the RAB37 gene encoding ras-related protein Rab-37 isoform X4, translating into MEARAAGPGGAGYNEALLHKTILVGDSGVGKTSLLVQFDQGKFIPGSFSATVGIGFTNKVVAVDGVKVKLQIWDTAGQERFRSVTHAYYRDAQALLLLYDITSKMSFDNIRAWLTEIHEYAQKDVVIMLLGNKADVSSERAVRTEDGASLAREYGVPFMETSAKTGMNVELAFLAIAKELKQRAMQPPDEPRFQIHDYIESQKKKSGCCAFA; encoded by the exons ACAATCCTGGTCGGAGACAGCGGTGTGGGGAAGACATCTCTGCTGGTCCAGTTTGACCAGGGCAAGTTCATTCCTGGCTCCTTCTCCGCCACTGTGGGCATTGGGTTTACG aacAAAGTGGTGGCGGTGGATGGTGTGAAGGTGAAACTGCAG ATATGGGACACGGCAGGACAGGAGCGTTTCCGCAGTGTCACCCACGCCTACTACAGGGATGCCCAAG ccctgctgctgctttacgACATCACCAGCAAGATGTCCTTCGACAACATCCGC GCCTGGCTGACGGAGATCCACGAGTACGCCCAGAAGGATGTGGTCATCATGCTGCTGGGCAATAAG GCTGATGTGAGCAGCGAGAGGGCTGTGAGGACAGAGGATGGAGCATCGCTGGCCAGG GAGTACGGGGTGCCTTTCATGGAGACAAGTGCCAAGACAGGCATGAACGTGGAGCTGGCCTTCCTGGCCATTGCCAA GGAGCTGAAGCAGCGCGCGATGCAGCCACCAGACGAGCCCCGCTTCCAGATCCATGACTACATCGAGTCACAGAAGAAGAAATCCGGCTGCTGTGCCTTTGCCTGA
- the RAB37 gene encoding ras-related protein Rab-37 isoform X2 — translation MSGPGGAAGTGTPPAGTGDAPVGNGDPPVGNGDPPALPRDYELAGKVMLLGDSGVGKTCFLLQFKDGAFLSGTFIATVGIDFRNKVVAVDGVKVKLQIWDTAGQERFRSVTHAYYRDAQALLLLYDITSKMSFDNIRAWLTEIHEYAQKDVVIMLLGNKADVSSERAVRTEDGASLAREYGVPFMETSAKTGMNVELAFLAIAKELKQRAMQPPDEPRFQIHDYIESQKKKSGCCAFA, via the exons ATgagcggccccggcggggcggcggggaccgggaccccccCGGCGGGGACCGGGGACGCCCCGGTGGGAAACGGGGACCCCCCGGTGGGAAACGGGGaccccccggcgctgccccgggACTACGAGCTGGCCGGCAAG GTGATGTTACTTGGAGACTCAGGCGTGGGGAAAACCTGCTTCCTACTCCAGTTCAAAGATGGGGCCTTTCTCTCCGGGACGTTCATAGCCACCGTGGGCATAGATTTCCGG aacAAAGTGGTGGCGGTGGATGGTGTGAAGGTGAAACTGCAG ATATGGGACACGGCAGGACAGGAGCGTTTCCGCAGTGTCACCCACGCCTACTACAGGGATGCCCAAG ccctgctgctgctttacgACATCACCAGCAAGATGTCCTTCGACAACATCCGC GCCTGGCTGACGGAGATCCACGAGTACGCCCAGAAGGATGTGGTCATCATGCTGCTGGGCAATAAG GCTGATGTGAGCAGCGAGAGGGCTGTGAGGACAGAGGATGGAGCATCGCTGGCCAGG GAGTACGGGGTGCCTTTCATGGAGACAAGTGCCAAGACAGGCATGAACGTGGAGCTGGCCTTCCTGGCCATTGCCAA GGAGCTGAAGCAGCGCGCGATGCAGCCACCAGACGAGCCCCGCTTCCAGATCCATGACTACATCGAGTCACAGAAGAAGAAATCCGGCTGCTGTGCCTTTGCCTGA
- the RAB37 gene encoding ras-related protein Rab-37 isoform X7, translating into MEARAAGPGGAGYNEALLHKTILVGDSGVGKTSLLVQFDQGKFIPGSFSATVGIGFTVMLLGDSGVGKTCFLLQFKDGAFLSGTFIATVGIDFRNKVVAVDGVKVKLQIWDTAGQERFRSVTHAYYRDAQALLLLYDITSKMSFDNIRAWLTEIHEYAQKDVVIMLLGNKADVSSERAVRTEDGASLAREYGVPFMETSAKTGMNVELAFLAIAKELKQRAMQPPDEPRFQIHDYIESQKKKSGCCAFA; encoded by the exons ACAATCCTGGTCGGAGACAGCGGTGTGGGGAAGACATCTCTGCTGGTCCAGTTTGACCAGGGCAAGTTCATTCCTGGCTCCTTCTCCGCCACTGTGGGCATTGGGTTTACG GTGATGTTACTTGGAGACTCAGGCGTGGGGAAAACCTGCTTCCTACTCCAGTTCAAAGATGGGGCCTTTCTCTCCGGGACGTTCATAGCCACCGTGGGCATAGATTTCCGG aacAAAGTGGTGGCGGTGGATGGTGTGAAGGTGAAACTGCAG ATATGGGACACGGCAGGACAGGAGCGTTTCCGCAGTGTCACCCACGCCTACTACAGGGATGCCCAAG ccctgctgctgctttacgACATCACCAGCAAGATGTCCTTCGACAACATCCGC GCCTGGCTGACGGAGATCCACGAGTACGCCCAGAAGGATGTGGTCATCATGCTGCTGGGCAATAAG GCTGATGTGAGCAGCGAGAGGGCTGTGAGGACAGAGGATGGAGCATCGCTGGCCAGG GAGTACGGGGTGCCTTTCATGGAGACAAGTGCCAAGACAGGCATGAACGTGGAGCTGGCCTTCCTGGCCATTGCCAA GGAGCTGAAGCAGCGCGCGATGCAGCCACCAGACGAGCCCCGCTTCCAGATCCATGACTACATCGAGTCACAGAAGAAGAAATCCGGCTGCTGTGCCTTTGCCTGA
- the RAB37 gene encoding ras-related protein Rab-37 isoform X5, giving the protein MSGPGGAAGTGTPPAGTGDAPVGNGDPPVGNGDPPALPRDYELAGKNKVVAVDGVKVKLQQIWDTAGQERFRSVTHAYYRDAQALLLLYDITSKMSFDNIRAWLTEIHEYAQKDVVIMLLGNKADVSSERAVRTEDGASLAREYGVPFMETSAKTGMNVELAFLAIAKELKQRAMQPPDEPRFQIHDYIESQKKKSGCCAFA; this is encoded by the exons ATgagcggccccggcggggcggcggggaccgggaccccccCGGCGGGGACCGGGGACGCCCCGGTGGGAAACGGGGACCCCCCGGTGGGAAACGGGGaccccccggcgctgccccgggACTACGAGCTGGCCGGCAAG aacAAAGTGGTGGCGGTGGATGGTGTGAAGGTGAAACTGCAG CAGATATGGGACACGGCAGGACAGGAGCGTTTCCGCAGTGTCACCCACGCCTACTACAGGGATGCCCAAG ccctgctgctgctttacgACATCACCAGCAAGATGTCCTTCGACAACATCCGC GCCTGGCTGACGGAGATCCACGAGTACGCCCAGAAGGATGTGGTCATCATGCTGCTGGGCAATAAG GCTGATGTGAGCAGCGAGAGGGCTGTGAGGACAGAGGATGGAGCATCGCTGGCCAGG GAGTACGGGGTGCCTTTCATGGAGACAAGTGCCAAGACAGGCATGAACGTGGAGCTGGCCTTCCTGGCCATTGCCAA GGAGCTGAAGCAGCGCGCGATGCAGCCACCAGACGAGCCCCGCTTCCAGATCCATGACTACATCGAGTCACAGAAGAAGAAATCCGGCTGCTGTGCCTTTGCCTGA